One genomic segment of Amycolatopsis granulosa includes these proteins:
- a CDS encoding nuclear transport factor 2 family protein: MSASREDTLALRELVENWVLWRDAGDWDRFATVWHPSEGWMTATWFQGPATEFIAVSKRGFEQGVRILHFLGGHSASVAGDRAIAQTKMTITQRADIEGVEADVVCTGRFYDFCTRYDGDWKIVRRQPIYEMDRLDVVDPADRLELDSGLLARFPVGYRHLGYLQTKAGFTVKTGLPGLTGEAVQRLYDEGAEWLAGAGTAGDYR, translated from the coding sequence GTGTCGGCAAGCCGGGAGGACACACTGGCCCTGCGGGAGCTGGTCGAGAACTGGGTGCTGTGGCGGGACGCCGGCGACTGGGACCGGTTCGCCACTGTGTGGCACCCGAGCGAAGGCTGGATGACCGCGACGTGGTTCCAGGGTCCGGCGACCGAGTTCATCGCGGTCAGCAAGCGCGGGTTCGAGCAGGGTGTCCGCATCCTCCACTTCCTCGGAGGGCACAGTGCCTCGGTCGCCGGGGACCGGGCGATCGCGCAGACCAAGATGACGATCACCCAGCGCGCGGACATCGAAGGCGTCGAGGCCGACGTGGTCTGCACGGGTCGTTTCTACGACTTCTGCACCCGGTACGACGGTGACTGGAAGATCGTCCGCCGGCAACCGATCTACGAGATGGACCGCCTCGACGTCGTCGACCCCGCTGACCGCCTCGAACTGGATTCCGGACTGCTGGCGCGGTTCCCGGTGGGGTACCGCCATCTCGGCTACCTGCAGACGAAGGCGGGCTTCACGGTCAAGACCGGATTGCCGGGCCTGACCGGGGAGGCGGTGCAACGGCTTTACGACGAAGGGGCGGAGTGGCTGGCCGGCGCCGGAACAGCCGGCGATTACCGGTGA
- a CDS encoding shikimate dehydrogenase family protein, with amino-acid sequence MTIPGAISGSTRLVGVIGDPIQQVQAPALWTDLFRANGVDAVCVPMHVTTAGLGELVTGAAQVRNLIGLIVTVPHKPAAFALSRRASARARRTGAANLLRFERTGPDGLVETVSDMVDGIGFVSALRARGFDPGGKSVLVVGAGGVGAALVDSLVEAGARSVLVHDNLPGRAAALAERFGPASGVRAGQRPGGPDPAEVMADLVVNATPIGMRAEDPLPFDCSRLRPPTVVADVVAAPDTTRLIEFAESRGCQVQRGMAMMHHQIPHVARFFGWTEGMWSPEPPAISGAARVGAPRG; translated from the coding sequence ATGACGATACCCGGCGCAATCAGCGGGTCCACCCGGCTGGTGGGCGTGATCGGTGATCCGATCCAGCAGGTGCAGGCTCCTGCTTTGTGGACGGACCTGTTCCGGGCGAACGGAGTGGACGCTGTCTGCGTTCCGATGCACGTCACGACGGCGGGGCTCGGCGAGCTGGTCACGGGCGCCGCTCAGGTGCGGAACCTGATCGGGTTGATCGTCACGGTGCCGCACAAACCGGCCGCCTTCGCTCTCTCCCGGCGAGCGAGCGCCCGCGCCCGCCGAACCGGCGCGGCAAACCTGCTGCGGTTCGAGCGCACTGGGCCGGACGGACTCGTCGAAACGGTGTCCGACATGGTGGACGGGATCGGGTTCGTCTCGGCGTTGCGCGCCAGGGGATTCGACCCCGGGGGCAAATCGGTGCTCGTCGTCGGAGCCGGCGGGGTCGGCGCAGCCCTTGTCGACTCACTCGTGGAGGCAGGGGCTCGCTCGGTCCTCGTCCACGACAACCTGCCGGGCCGCGCAGCCGCCCTCGCCGAGCGCTTCGGCCCGGCGTCGGGTGTGCGTGCGGGACAGCGCCCGGGCGGGCCGGACCCGGCAGAGGTGATGGCCGATCTCGTCGTGAACGCCACGCCCATCGGCATGCGGGCGGAGGACCCCCTCCCGTTCGACTGCTCGCGGTTGCGGCCCCCCACCGTGGTCGCCGACGTGGTCGCGGCCCCGGACACCACGCGACTCATCGAGTTCGCCGAATCCCGGGGCTGCCAGGTCCAGCGTGGCATGGCGATGATGCACCACCAGATCCCCCACGTCGCGCGGTTCTTCGGCTGGACCGAGGGGATGTGGTCGCCGGAACCCCCCGCTATCTCCGGGGCGGCACGGGTGGGCGCACCGCGCGGGTAA
- a CDS encoding alpha/beta hydrolase, protein MHPAIAEFLDQHGRDGLEALLPEKFTPETVARTAAALRARDEQVTVPGRQTSTAAEAWDERVGNGPLVRIYRVPDPDAQPAVLFLHGGGWMTGGLGTQDHACRRLAAAGVTVVSLDYRLAPEHPFPAALDDCATAMTWMVREAGRLGISMAGGVAVVGCSAGGTLAAALSLRSRTDPGLPVTLQVLVYPALDPTRSAPSHRTFASGFSLTSRQVRFYWHAYAAGHLDNPLAAPATCRELGGAPPAVVLTAECDPLRDEAERYAARLAAAGVPVVHRRYPGMIHGFLRLHDIVPDADEAVDYIARAVGTSRRGATEWSSKND, encoded by the coding sequence ATGCACCCCGCGATCGCCGAGTTCCTCGATCAGCACGGCCGTGATGGTCTGGAGGCGCTCCTGCCCGAGAAGTTCACGCCCGAGACGGTCGCCCGCACCGCTGCCGCACTCCGAGCGCGGGACGAGCAGGTGACCGTCCCGGGACGGCAGACCAGCACCGCTGCCGAAGCGTGGGACGAGCGAGTCGGCAACGGTCCGCTCGTCCGGATCTACCGCGTACCGGATCCGGATGCGCAGCCCGCCGTGCTTTTCCTGCACGGCGGAGGGTGGATGACCGGCGGCCTCGGCACGCAGGACCACGCGTGCCGGCGCCTCGCCGCCGCCGGCGTGACCGTGGTCAGCCTGGACTATCGCCTCGCTCCCGAACATCCGTTCCCCGCGGCGCTCGACGACTGCGCAACCGCCATGACCTGGATGGTGCGCGAAGCGGGACGGCTCGGGATCAGCATGGCCGGTGGCGTCGCGGTGGTCGGCTGCAGCGCCGGTGGCACTCTGGCCGCTGCGCTGTCACTGCGGTCGCGTACCGATCCCGGTCTCCCGGTCACGCTGCAGGTTCTCGTCTACCCGGCCCTCGATCCCACGAGGTCGGCCCCTTCTCACCGAACATTCGCATCCGGATTCTCGCTGACCTCCCGGCAGGTGCGCTTCTACTGGCACGCCTACGCGGCGGGGCACCTGGACAACCCGCTGGCGGCACCCGCCACCTGCCGGGAGCTGGGTGGCGCGCCGCCCGCCGTCGTGCTCACCGCGGAGTGCGACCCGTTGCGTGACGAGGCGGAGAGGTACGCCGCACGCCTGGCCGCGGCGGGCGTGCCCGTGGTGCACCGCCGATACCCGGGAATGATTCACGGGTTCCTCCGGCTGCACGACATCGTGCCTGATGCGGACGAAGCGGTGGACTACATCGCCCGGGCGGTGGGAACCAGCCGGAGGGGCGCCACTGAGTGGTCGTCGAAGAATGACTGA
- a CDS encoding sugar phosphate isomerase/epimerase family protein: MSASSPVPPAGPGAAARRFDLTCSASTLRGAGLSTRLRAAADAGFSGLGLKLGDHRDSGLSESGLRSALEEHGLRILELEHSWDWVEPIPDPAEAELWRLAESVGFRQLNVSMFAEYETTALVDAFGRLCDRAARYGVLVGLEFLPFTAVRTLRYAWEIVRAAGSANAGIVLDVWHWRRSAATLRDLAAVPPERVTSLQLCEARTDALPDLKYEARHHRELPGHGAGAAGGTAAFVAALKEHGIGCPVSVEVFSDDLDALPAARAAAVAAAAGAEVLAAAGWPAGRGWTTNLQRTKEGTG, translated from the coding sequence ATGAGCGCGTCGTCCCCGGTGCCGCCGGCCGGGCCCGGAGCCGCCGCCAGGCGGTTCGACCTGACCTGCAGCGCCAGCACACTTCGCGGGGCCGGTCTGTCCACGCGTCTGCGGGCCGCTGCGGACGCCGGGTTCTCCGGTCTCGGGCTGAAGCTCGGCGACCACCGCGACAGCGGTTTGTCCGAGTCCGGCCTGCGATCGGCACTGGAGGAGCACGGCCTGCGGATCTTGGAGCTGGAGCACTCGTGGGACTGGGTCGAGCCCATCCCGGATCCGGCCGAAGCCGAGCTCTGGCGTCTCGCCGAGAGCGTCGGCTTCCGCCAGCTCAACGTGTCGATGTTCGCCGAGTACGAAACGACGGCGCTCGTGGACGCGTTCGGCCGCCTGTGCGATCGGGCCGCCAGGTACGGCGTACTGGTCGGGCTGGAGTTCCTGCCCTTCACCGCCGTCCGGACACTGCGGTACGCCTGGGAGATCGTACGGGCAGCCGGTAGTGCGAATGCTGGGATCGTGCTCGACGTCTGGCATTGGCGGCGCTCCGCGGCGACCTTGCGCGACCTCGCCGCTGTCCCACCCGAACGGGTAACCTCGCTGCAACTGTGCGAGGCGCGGACCGATGCCCTGCCCGATCTGAAGTACGAGGCCCGCCACCACCGCGAGCTGCCGGGCCACGGGGCCGGAGCGGCCGGCGGCACCGCTGCGTTCGTCGCCGCCCTGAAGGAGCACGGGATCGGCTGCCCGGTCTCGGTCGAGGTCTTCTCCGACGATCTCGACGCCCTGCCGGCCGCTCGAGCCGCCGCGGTCGCGGCGGCGGCCGGTGCGGAAGTGCTCGCCGCGGCGGGCTGGCCGGCGGGGCGAGGTTGGACGACGAACCTGCAACGGACCAAGGAAGGCACGGGATGA
- a CDS encoding IclR family transcriptional regulator, whose product MAGRIGTPGESVSHRLLSILDSFDIAHPVLTLTQVAQRSGLPLSTTRRLIGELHSWGGLDRLEDGGYRIGIRLWMIGSLAPQQRGLREAAVPYMHDLFEATQENIQLTVLDGTQTLCIEKISSNKAVPTRTLVGGRLPLHATGVGKALLAFSGPELFAALVGTGLPRMTPHTIIEPGRLAAALAEVRKSGVAYSYEEMTVGAVSVAAPILGHDGRPRAALGIVARSLTAVDRLAPAVRTAALGIARSINGNRAA is encoded by the coding sequence ATGGCCGGCCGGATCGGCACGCCGGGAGAATCCGTCTCACACCGGCTCCTCAGCATCCTGGACAGTTTCGATATCGCCCATCCCGTGCTCACGCTCACGCAGGTTGCGCAACGCAGCGGCCTCCCGCTGTCCACCACGCGCCGCTTGATCGGCGAACTGCACAGCTGGGGCGGACTGGATCGACTCGAGGACGGCGGGTACCGCATCGGTATCCGCCTGTGGATGATCGGCTCACTCGCCCCGCAGCAGCGGGGGCTGCGTGAGGCCGCGGTCCCCTACATGCACGATCTCTTCGAAGCGACGCAGGAGAACATCCAGCTCACGGTGCTGGACGGCACGCAGACCCTCTGCATCGAGAAGATCTCCAGCAACAAGGCGGTACCCACGCGGACCCTCGTCGGCGGGCGGCTGCCCTTGCACGCGACCGGGGTCGGCAAGGCCCTCCTGGCCTTCTCCGGGCCGGAACTGTTCGCGGCGCTCGTCGGTACCGGTCTGCCCAGGATGACTCCCCACACGATCATCGAACCCGGCCGGCTGGCGGCAGCCCTGGCCGAGGTCCGCAAATCCGGAGTGGCCTACTCGTACGAGGAGATGACGGTCGGGGCGGTGTCGGTGGCGGCGCCGATCCTGGGTCATGACGGGCGGCCGCGCGCCGCGCTGGGCATCGTCGCCCGCTCCCTGACCGCCGTCGACCGCCTGGCGCCCGCGGTGCGGACCGCGGCGCTCGGCATCGCACGCTCGATCAACGGGAACCGCGCTGCGTGA
- a CDS encoding iron-containing alcohol dehydrogenase, whose amino-acid sequence MSRDFVHESRPGRVVFGVGAGSLLHAEVERLGLRRLLVVCTRGQAELAARLVVPLGGWVAGMHYGARMHVPVQAARDAAARARELEADGCLAVGGGSAVGLAKAVARESGLPIIAVATTYAGSEMTSVWGLTDAGGKTTGRDPRVRPAVVVYDPALTVTLPARLSLTSGMNAVAHAAEALYAPDASPITSLIAAESVRALTAALPRVVAAPDDLDARSDALYGAWLAGSVLESTTMSLHHKLCHVLGGTFDLPHAELHTALLPHVLAANLPACPAARDALQNALGAADPATHLFHLAGELGAEMSLAALGMPADGVDAVVRRVLEAPYANPAPVTETGLRQLLAGALAGATPAPPASRRS is encoded by the coding sequence GTGAGCCGCGACTTCGTCCACGAGAGCCGTCCCGGGCGGGTGGTCTTCGGTGTCGGCGCCGGCAGCCTCCTCCACGCCGAGGTCGAGCGGTTGGGACTGCGCCGGCTGCTGGTCGTGTGTACGCGGGGGCAGGCCGAGCTCGCTGCCCGGCTCGTCGTCCCGCTGGGCGGCTGGGTCGCCGGGATGCACTACGGCGCGCGGATGCACGTGCCGGTCCAGGCCGCGAGGGACGCGGCGGCCCGGGCGCGCGAGCTGGAGGCCGACGGTTGCCTCGCCGTGGGCGGGGGCTCCGCCGTCGGCCTGGCCAAGGCCGTCGCACGGGAGAGCGGGCTACCGATCATCGCTGTCGCGACGACGTATGCCGGGTCGGAGATGACCTCCGTGTGGGGCCTGACCGACGCCGGCGGCAAGACCACCGGCCGGGACCCGCGGGTACGGCCCGCGGTGGTGGTGTACGACCCGGCCCTGACCGTGACGCTGCCCGCCCGGCTGTCGCTCACCAGCGGCATGAACGCCGTGGCGCACGCGGCCGAAGCCCTCTACGCACCGGACGCGTCGCCGATCACCTCGTTGATCGCCGCCGAGTCGGTTCGAGCGCTCACGGCCGCCCTGCCGCGGGTCGTCGCAGCCCCGGACGACCTCGACGCCCGCTCGGACGCCCTCTACGGCGCCTGGCTCGCCGGGTCCGTGCTCGAGTCGACCACGATGTCGTTGCACCACAAGCTCTGCCACGTGCTGGGCGGTACCTTCGACCTGCCGCACGCCGAGCTCCACACCGCACTGCTTCCCCATGTCCTTGCTGCGAACCTCCCCGCCTGTCCTGCCGCGCGCGACGCGCTGCAGAACGCGCTCGGCGCGGCGGATCCGGCAACGCACCTGTTCCACCTGGCCGGTGAGCTCGGCGCGGAGATGTCGCTGGCGGCGCTGGGGATGCCGGCCGACGGGGTGGACGCCGTTGTCCGTCGGGTCCTCGAAGCGCCGTACGCCAACCCTGCCCCAGTCACCGAGACTGGGCTGCGTCAACTGCTCGCCGGCGCACTGGCCGGGGCCACCCCGGCACCGCCCGCGTCGCGCCGGTCCTGA
- a CDS encoding dioxygenase, whose product MTVHGPGAEPGEHSFSEENSARVVIESLRNTRDERLKYVLTSLVEHLHAFVKDIEPSHAEWQQAVDFLTAVGQKCSDTRQEFVLLSDVLGVSMLVDAINNRRSTAATDTTVVGPFHMVESPRRELGANISLDGNGEPCVFAGQIRSADGTPLPGALVDVWQANGAGYYDVQQPDVQPERNLRGLFSADERGRFWLRTVVPRYYPIPDDGPVGQLLAVSGRHPNRPAHIHVIAEAAGHAALTTHVFVEGSPYLDSDTVFGVKRSLIRPVTVVDDPIRAEHYGVDAPFRLIEFDIVLDPLPGPDQR is encoded by the coding sequence ATGACCGTTCACGGGCCGGGCGCGGAGCCCGGCGAGCACAGCTTCAGCGAGGAGAACTCGGCCCGCGTCGTGATCGAGAGCCTGCGGAACACCCGCGACGAGCGCCTGAAGTACGTGCTGACCAGCCTGGTCGAGCATCTGCACGCGTTCGTCAAGGACATCGAGCCCTCGCACGCCGAATGGCAGCAGGCCGTGGACTTCCTCACCGCCGTCGGACAGAAGTGCAGCGACACCCGCCAGGAGTTCGTCCTGCTCTCCGACGTGCTCGGGGTGTCCATGCTCGTCGACGCCATCAACAACCGGCGATCCACCGCGGCCACCGACACCACCGTCGTCGGGCCGTTCCACATGGTGGAGTCGCCACGTCGTGAGCTGGGCGCGAACATCTCCCTCGACGGCAACGGCGAGCCCTGCGTGTTCGCCGGGCAAATCCGGTCCGCCGACGGGACGCCCCTGCCCGGCGCGCTGGTCGATGTGTGGCAAGCCAACGGCGCCGGCTACTACGACGTGCAGCAGCCGGACGTGCAGCCCGAGCGGAACCTGCGTGGGCTGTTCAGCGCGGACGAGCGCGGCCGCTTCTGGCTGCGGACGGTCGTGCCCCGCTACTATCCGATCCCCGACGACGGTCCAGTCGGACAGTTGCTCGCCGTCAGCGGACGGCACCCCAACCGCCCCGCGCACATCCACGTCATCGCCGAGGCCGCCGGGCACGCTGCGCTGACCACCCACGTCTTCGTCGAGGGCAGCCCGTACCTGGACTCCGACACGGTGTTCGGCGTGAAGCGGTCCCTGATCCGCCCGGTCACGGTCGTCGACGACCCGATCCGCGCCGAGCACTACGGAGTCGACGCGCCGTTCCGGTTGATCGAGTTCGACATCGTCCTCGACCCGCTCCCCGGGCCGGACCAGCGGTGA
- a CDS encoding VOC family protein, with product MLDHLGVQVADVEASAALYQRVFAPIGLTEAVRFPVGEGVVVGMSGPDGQAAFWFGPARGDETRELHVAFRAPDREAVDAVHAAAVEAGVEVLHEPREWPEYHPGYYAVFLRDPDGHNVEAVHHGG from the coding sequence ATGCTGGATCACCTGGGAGTTCAAGTGGCCGACGTCGAGGCGTCCGCCGCGCTGTACCAACGCGTCTTCGCGCCGATCGGGCTGACCGAGGCGGTCCGTTTCCCGGTGGGGGAGGGGGTCGTGGTGGGCATGTCCGGTCCGGACGGGCAGGCCGCCTTCTGGTTCGGCCCCGCCCGTGGTGACGAGACCCGGGAGCTGCACGTCGCCTTCCGGGCGCCGGACCGGGAGGCGGTGGACGCCGTGCACGCCGCCGCCGTCGAGGCGGGCGTCGAGGTGCTGCACGAGCCGCGCGAGTGGCCCGAGTACCACCCGGGCTACTACGCGGTGTTCCTGCGCGACCCGGACGGCCACAACGTGGAGGCGGTGCACCACGGCGGATGA
- a CDS encoding MFS transporter, protein MATADDQQQDSRADAGTRRVVWSSFLGSTLEFYDFFLYGLAAATVLSRQFFPSADPVAGALAAFATFGAGFLARPVGAAVLGSLGDRIGRKRVLIGSLLAMGTATVLIGLLPGYATIGVAAPALLVLARFLQGFSVGGEWAGAALMVLESAPKRRRGLFASSTGVGSMAGMLLATAAFAACSQLPGGAFEDWGWRIPFLLSVAITALALYIRVRISEPEVFAEVQRRDQVARRPVRQLFRTSWPSILRVALMCLAESVPFYLATVWVLSYGPKYLGLDRSSLYVATIVSAGLGFVSLPFFGALSDRIGRRRLYLGAVAATAVVSFPFFWALQSGSVVLIGLAYIVLLNGGHDAISAIQSSYYPELFDVRVRFSGTALSRQIGSMIGGGFAPFIATGLVAWSGGGWLPVALYLVGATLISLVATVMSPETLHKRLDVVESAGSSTGSPV, encoded by the coding sequence ATGGCGACTGCCGATGATCAGCAACAGGATTCCCGGGCCGATGCGGGAACGAGACGAGTCGTGTGGTCGAGTTTCCTCGGGTCCACACTCGAGTTCTACGACTTCTTCCTCTACGGCCTGGCGGCGGCGACTGTCCTTTCGCGCCAATTCTTCCCGAGCGCGGATCCGGTGGCCGGCGCGCTGGCGGCTTTCGCCACCTTCGGTGCCGGCTTTCTCGCCCGTCCGGTGGGAGCGGCCGTCCTCGGGAGCCTCGGCGACCGGATCGGCCGCAAACGCGTCCTCATCGGCTCACTCCTCGCCATGGGCACCGCGACCGTGCTGATCGGGCTGCTTCCCGGTTACGCGACCATCGGCGTCGCCGCTCCGGCCCTGCTCGTTCTGGCCCGCTTCCTGCAGGGATTCTCCGTGGGCGGTGAGTGGGCGGGGGCGGCGCTCATGGTCTTGGAGTCCGCCCCGAAACGGCGCAGAGGGCTGTTCGCCAGCTCGACGGGCGTCGGTTCGATGGCCGGTATGCTGCTCGCGACCGCTGCCTTCGCCGCGTGCTCCCAGCTGCCCGGCGGTGCGTTCGAGGACTGGGGGTGGCGGATCCCGTTCCTCCTCAGCGTCGCCATCACCGCGCTGGCGCTCTACATCCGCGTCCGGATCAGCGAGCCCGAGGTCTTCGCCGAGGTCCAGCGCCGCGACCAGGTGGCTCGGCGGCCGGTCCGGCAGCTCTTCCGGACCAGCTGGCCCAGCATCCTGCGCGTCGCCCTGATGTGCCTGGCGGAATCGGTTCCGTTCTACCTCGCCACGGTGTGGGTTCTGTCCTACGGACCCAAGTACCTCGGCCTCGACCGCTCGAGCCTTTACGTCGCGACCATCGTGAGCGCCGGACTCGGGTTCGTCTCCCTGCCCTTCTTCGGTGCCTTGTCGGACCGCATCGGGCGGCGCCGCCTCTACCTCGGCGCCGTGGCCGCGACGGCAGTCGTGTCGTTCCCGTTCTTCTGGGCGCTGCAGAGCGGGAGCGTGGTGCTGATCGGTCTCGCCTACATCGTGTTGCTCAACGGCGGTCACGACGCGATCAGCGCCATCCAGTCGTCGTACTATCCCGAGCTCTTCGACGTCCGCGTCCGCTTCAGCGGAACGGCGCTGAGCCGCCAGATCGGCAGCATGATCGGGGGCGGGTTCGCCCCGTTCATCGCCACCGGTCTGGTCGCCTGGAGCGGGGGAGGCTGGCTGCCGGTCGCTCTGTACCTGGTCGGCGCCACGCTGATCTCGCTGGTGGCCACGGTGATGAGCCCGGAGACGCTCCACAAGCGCCTCGATGTGGTGGAATCAGCCGGATCCAGCACCGGAAGCCCGGTCTGA
- a CDS encoding sugar phosphate isomerase/epimerase family protein → MSFAYPNSPAPLALGAICFRDRPFPQILAAAAASGFSGIGLTVGQCVSALERGIALEELPERIADAGLALAELELVRLCDEGPTRYANGLVEDLIGVLEPDRVHTAAFAGDPGRIADEFAALCRRHPDTPVAVEFMPYSAVRDLASARQLVAHAGTPNAAIVLDIVHFFRSGSAVEEIDPDALRDVAVVQLSDVSARPGVPLAREARHLRTYPGRGSLDTAGFLRRIRESAEHLPPISVEPISDALECLPLDVVSEEVMFTTLRVLEQSKLR, encoded by the coding sequence ATGTCCTTCGCCTACCCGAACTCGCCGGCTCCGCTCGCGCTGGGCGCGATCTGCTTCCGTGACCGGCCGTTCCCGCAGATCCTCGCCGCCGCCGCCGCCAGTGGCTTCTCCGGCATCGGGCTGACGGTCGGCCAGTGCGTGTCGGCCCTGGAACGGGGGATCGCGCTGGAGGAGCTTCCGGAACGCATCGCCGATGCGGGCCTGGCCCTGGCCGAGCTCGAACTCGTCCGGCTGTGCGACGAGGGGCCGACGCGATACGCCAACGGCCTGGTCGAGGACCTCATCGGCGTCCTGGAGCCGGACCGGGTGCACACCGCGGCGTTCGCCGGTGACCCGGGCCGGATCGCCGATGAGTTCGCCGCGTTGTGCCGGCGGCACCCGGACACTCCGGTGGCGGTCGAGTTCATGCCTTACTCGGCGGTACGCGATCTGGCCTCGGCCCGGCAGCTCGTGGCGCACGCCGGCACCCCGAACGCCGCGATCGTGCTCGACATCGTGCACTTCTTCCGATCCGGGAGCGCCGTCGAGGAGATCGACCCGGATGCGTTGCGCGACGTGGCCGTAGTGCAGCTGTCGGACGTCTCGGCCCGCCCCGGCGTGCCGCTCGCACGCGAAGCCCGCCATCTCCGGACCTATCCGGGCCGGGGGAGCCTGGACACGGCGGGGTTCCTCCGCAGGATCCGCGAGTCGGCCGAGCACCTGCCGCCGATCAGCGTTGAACCGATCTCCGACGCCCTCGAGTGCCTTCCCCTCGATGTCGTCTCCGAGGAGGTCATGTTCACCACCCTGCGGGTGCTGGAGCAGTCCAAGCTCCGGTAG